The Vicinamibacterales bacterium DNA window CACGGCGGCGACGCCCGCCGCGACCGCCGCGGTCCCGTCACCAGCCAGCAGCACCGCCGCCGCGCCCTTCCCCATGTCGGCCAGCATCACGGCGACGGCCATGGCGAGTCCGCCGGTTCGATACACATTGGTGGCGCCGACATTGCCGCTTCCGACACGGCGCAGGTCGACTCCCCTCGCGCGGTGCGCCAGGAGGTAGCCGATCGGCAGCGACCCGACGGCGTAACCGATCAAGATGGCGGGAAGCAGTTCCACGGTGAAGGCACTTGTGTCACGCGTCGCCACTAGCCGGACCGGGCCGTCCGATGAGCGGCGCACTGACCAGTCCAGTATAATGCGGCCCCCGTTGCGACAGGTGGCTGCGGTAGAGGGTGACGCGGCCCACCGGTGAGCGCGCGCCGCGCACCTCGATCGACTGCAGGACCTTGGGCCAGTCCATGCCGGCGCCGGCCATCTTGATCCGGCCAAGTGTCAGATGCGGCAACAGCGGCTTGACCTCCGGATCGATGGTGCCGGCGAGGCGCCGCGACACTTCGGCTTCCAGCGCGCCAAGGGCCGCGCCGCCGCTCACGACCCCGAGCCAGAGCGCCCGCGGGTGGCGCGGGGACGGAAACGCGCCCAGCCCGCGCCACTCCACCTCAAACGGCGGCATCGCAATCGGACCCGAGAGCCGCTCGCACAGACCGGGCAGGGCCGCTTCGTCGATCTCGCCGATGAACCGGATGGTGACGTGCAGCGCCTGCGGCTTGACCCAGGTGACCTTCGGCGGCGTTTTCACTGCTTCGATTCTTCCGCTGATGGCCTGGATGACGCGCGCCGCCTCGGCGCGGACGGCGTCACCGACGTCCACGGCGACGAACACCCTCGCCAACATCAGGTCTCCAGCAGGTGGCGGCGCAGCAGGTCGATGGCCCAGTTGGCCGACATCGCCTTGACCATGTCGCGACCCCCCGGGAACCGGAACGTGCGCACGCGTGTGCCGGCGCCGGCCACGGCAATGCACACCGTGCCGACCGGCTTCTCCGCGCTGCCGCCGCCGGGGCCGGCGATGCCGGTGATGCCCACGCCGAGGTTGACCCGGGCGCGGTCGCGAATGCCTTCCGCCATGGCCGCGGCCACCGGCTCACTGACGGCGCCATGCTCGCGGATCAGCGCCGCGGGCACCCCGAGCAATTCCGACTTCGCCTCGTTGCTGTAGGCCACCACGCTGCGCTCGACGTAATCGGAGCTGCCCGGCACATCGGTCAGCCGCGAGGTGGCGAGTCCGCCCGTACACGATTCGGCCAGCGCGACGCGCCAGCCGCGCGCGCGCAACAGGGCGCCGACCACGGCCTCGAGCCCGGCGCCGTCAGTGCTGACCACGTCCCGTCCCAACGCGGCCGTCAGTTGGCAGACGGCGAGTTCCAGCGCCGCGGCCGCGCGTGACGCCTCGGTGGATTGCATGACCAGGTGCAGTTCGACCTGGCCGAGGCCGGCGAGGATCGTGGTTTCGATCGGCGGGTGCTGGTTCAGCCATTGTGAGTAGATTGGCTGGACGATTTCCTCCACCGCCGATTCACCCTTGCCGGACACCCGGACCAGCCGGCGGAACAGGCGGGTGTCGCCGGCGCGAGCAAGCAGGCGCGTGCGCACCTCGCCTTCCATCATCGGCTTCATCTCGCGGGGCGGGCCCGGTAACAGGGCCACGATCGCCCCGTCGTGCTCGATCCACAGTCCCGGCGCGGTGCCGTTGGGGTTGGCCAGCACGGCGGCGCCCCGCGGCACCTGCGCCTGGCGCCGGTTGACGGCCGGCATCTTCCAGCCGCGCGACGCAAAGCGCCGCTCCATGGCGTCGATGATCGCGGGGTCCTCGTCCATCACCAACCCGAGGAGGGTCGCCACCACCTCGCGCGTGAGGTCGTCGTCGGTGGGGCCGAGGCCGCCGGTCAGGATGACGAGCCGATGGCGCGCCAGCGCGTGGGCGACGTGCGAGGTCAGCTCCGCGCGGTGGTCGCCCACAATCGCCTTGCAGGCGACGGCAATGCCCAGCTCGTTGAGCACCTGGGTGATGAACAGCGAGTTGGTGTCGACCTTCTCGGGCGTGAGCAGTTCGCTGCCCACGGCGATGATCGTCGCGTCGAAGGGGCGGGACTCTACGCGATCAGCCACGACGGCATCCACCACATGCAGGCCCGGAGCACGAGGTGCGCGTACAACCCGGCGACCGCGTCATCGAGCATCACGCCGTAGCCGCCGGGCAGGTGTTCCATGCGGGCCGCTGGAAACGGCTTGACGATGTCGAACAGGCGAAACAGCAGGAACCCGACCAGCACGGCGGTCAGCGAGACCGGAATCACGGCGAGCGTGATGAGCATGCCGAGTACTTCATCGATCACGATCGGCCCCGGGTCCTTCTGGCCAAGGGCGCGCTCGGCGCCGTTGGCGGCCCACACGCCGGCCACCATCACCGCCGCGATCATGCCCAGTTCGAACGCCGGCATGCCGACCCAGCGCACGAACGCAAACAGCACCAGCGCCGCCAGCGAGCCGGCGGTGCCGGGCGCGATGGGAAAAAACCCGACGTAGCCGAAGGAGGCGATCAGGAGCGCAAGCTGGTTCATTCGCACACCACGCGGGTGCCCGCCAGGCGATCGTGCAGCGCGCGATGGTCGCTGCTGAACAACGCCGGCACGTACGACAGGCCGAGGGTGATGGGCACCAGCATGCAGCCCACGGCGCGCAACACGCCGCCTGCCGCATCCACCGGCCGGCCGTCGTCACCGATCACGCGCAGCTTGAGCACCATCTTGCCAACGGTCTGGCCGCCGGCGACGGTGAACGAGGCCACATAGCCGAACGCCAGCAACCCCAGGAACCCGATGAACGGCACCAGTGGCAGCACGCGAAAATCCGCCATCGTGGTCTGCAGGCCCGCGATCCGCAGCGTGAGAAACAGGACGGCCGCGTCGATGCCCACGAGCAGCGCGAGATCGATCACGCCGGCGCCCACGCGCACCGCCAGCGGCGGCGCCTGCATGAGCGAGGCGACCGTCTCGCCGGCGGCGACACTCACCTCCGCCGTCTTCGGCGGCGCCGGTGCGGGATCGAAGGCGAGGGGCGTTTCCATCCGCACCGGCCGAGTGGTGCGAGGCCGGTTGCGGGGAATCTCGGGGGAGGCGCGCCTGACCGACAGTGGCGTCCGCGCCGCGCGCGGCGGCAACAACGGCGCATCATCGAACGGCAGTGCCGTGGGGTCGGTGACGGCCTCGCCCGCCGTCGTCGCGTCGTCGCCGGCCGGCTCCCCCCCCACGTCCGCCGCGGTGGCCAAGGTCATGAAGGTCGCCGCGGGTGGTTCCACCGCCGGCACGGGAGGCGGCCCGGGTTCGGGCTCCGGATCGCCAAACAAACGATCGAGATCCAACGAGCTCGAATTCAGGCTGTCGCTCGGACGCGCGATGGGCGGCAAGTCGAAGTCGGCGCCAGGTTCCACACCGCTGTCCGAGCGCAGGGTGAGGTCAGGATCGGCGCTGAACGGCGAGAGTGAAAAGTCGTATTGACAGTTCCGGCACCGGTCGGTCGTCTCGAAACCGAGATAGCCGCATTTCGGACACTTCATTCGCGGGGTGGCGACGGTGAAGGGCCGGCGGCGGATGCGGGCGACGCCGTCTCGGCGCTCGCCACCGCCAGCAGTTCGCGTTGAATGTCGCCGCGCAACCGGTCGGCGTCCTGCCGGAGCGAGTCTCCCAGCGGCAC harbors:
- the thpR gene encoding RNA 2',3'-cyclic phosphodiesterase, which produces MLARVFVAVDVGDAVRAEAARVIQAISGRIEAVKTPPKVTWVKPQALHVTIRFIGEIDEAALPGLCERLSGPIAMPPFEVEWRGLGAFPSPRHPRALWLGVVSGGAALGALEAEVSRRLAGTIDPEVKPLLPHLTLGRIKMAGAGMDWPKVLQSIEVRGARSPVGRVTLYRSHLSQRGPHYTGLVSAPLIGRPGPASGDA
- a CDS encoding competence/damage-inducible protein A, producing the protein MADRVESRPFDATIIAVGSELLTPEKVDTNSLFITQVLNELGIAVACKAIVGDHRAELTSHVAHALARHRLVILTGGLGPTDDDLTREVVATLLGLVMDEDPAIIDAMERRFASRGWKMPAVNRRQAQVPRGAAVLANPNGTAPGLWIEHDGAIVALLPGPPREMKPMMEGEVRTRLLARAGDTRLFRRLVRVSGKGESAVEEIVQPIYSQWLNQHPPIETTILAGLGQVELHLVMQSTEASRAAAALELAVCQLTAALGRDVVSTDGAGLEAVVGALLRARGWRVALAESCTGGLATSRLTDVPGSSDYVERSVVAYSNEAKSELLGVPAALIREHGAVSEPVAAAMAEGIRDRARVNLGVGITGIAGPGGGSAEKPVGTVCIAVAGAGTRVRTFRFPGGRDMVKAMSANWAIDLLRRHLLET
- a CDS encoding phosphatidylglycerophosphatase A; the protein is MNQLALLIASFGYVGFFPIAPGTAGSLAALVLFAFVRWVGMPAFELGMIAAVMVAGVWAANGAERALGQKDPGPIVIDEVLGMLITLAVIPVSLTAVLVGFLLFRLFDIVKPFPAARMEHLPGGYGVMLDDAVAGLYAHLVLRACMWWMPSWLIA
- a CDS encoding RDD family protein translates to MKCPKCGYLGFETTDRCRNCQYDFSLSPFSADPDLTLRSDSGVEPGADFDLPPIARPSDSLNSSSLDLDRLFGDPEPEPGPPPVPAVEPPAATFMTLATAADVGGEPAGDDATTAGEAVTDPTALPFDDAPLLPPRAARTPLSVRRASPEIPRNRPRTTRPVRMETPLAFDPAPAPPKTAEVSVAAGETVASLMQAPPLAVRVGAGVIDLALLVGIDAAVLFLTLRIAGLQTTMADFRVLPLVPFIGFLGLLAFGYVASFTVAGGQTVGKMVLKLRVIGDDGRPVDAAGGVLRAVGCMLVPITLGLSYVPALFSSDHRALHDRLAGTRVVCE